The Bacteroidales bacterium genomic sequence TCTGATCCCTGTGTGATTTAGCAATACGTAAGGAGAAACGGTATTGTAACCTGTCCCGTAAGCAGGAATGTCACCAGTAGAATACACCTTAGGAATAGTAATTGAAGTTAACATTGCCAAAGACTGCCATAATTGATCCGTACTATTTATTCCCGGCAAAGTATTTTTTGAATAAAATCCCTCCGACCCGAAATAGATTTTTGTACTTTCTGTCAGGTTAATATCTATATTGGAACGGAAAGTATACTTATTATAGCCTATATTCTTATTATAATCGCTATTGGATGCTTGCTTGTATGCTGCCGGTTCGTTGGACAGCCCGAGGCTAACGAAATAACGGGCCAGCTTACCTCCGCCACGGATACTGGCATAATAACTTTGCTTATAAGTATTTTTTTTCATGATCTCTTTCTGCCAGTCGATATTTGGATACAGATCCAGATCCAATCCTCTTTGGATCAGTGTCAGTTCCATATCCGAATACAAGGGTAGATCCCCCCTGACAACACGGGCTTCATTAGCCAACAAGGCATAATCGTATGAATCTACATATTCGGGCATTCTGGTAATGTGTGAAAGGGTAAAATTAGCCCTTCCTGTGATCTGTAATTTACCTTCTTCACCACGTTTGGTAGTCACCAGGACCACACCGTTTGCTCCACGAACGCCGTATACAGCGGTAGCCGAAGCATCTTTCAGTACCGAAAAACTTTCAACATCGGCAGGGTCTATATCACTCAGGTTACCTTCCAAACCATCGATCAGTACCAATGCGCTCGAATTGGCCCCAAAAGTACCGATACCACGTACCCAGAATTCAGAGATATCATCTCCAGGTTCACCGCTGGTTTGCATGCTAATAATACCTGGAATACGACCCCCGATCATATTGTTGATTGATGAGCCCGGAGTTTGTAATTCCTTGACATTAACCGAAGAGATCGCTCCTACGACACTGACCTTACGCTGCGTGGTACCCATACCTGTAACAACGGCTTCTTCCAGCATAATGGCACCTTCTTTCATAGACACCTGTAAATTGGGTTCATCTTTGGAAACAAGGTATTCGAATGTTTCATATCCGACGGATGAAAAAACAATCACATCTCCTCTGGTAGCTTTGATGGAAAATTTACCGTCTATATCGGTGGTGGTTCCCATACCCGGGCGGTCCTTCAGATAAATGGTCACTCCGGGAATGGTTTCTTGGCTCGCTCCATCTGTCACCACACCGCTAACAGTCAGTTGGTTCTGGGCAAACGCAGTATAATAAGTCAATAATAACAATACAATACAAATAATTCGATTCATTATGTTCGTTTTTACTGGATGGATAATTTCCTGACACATTGATTCCCATAATCTGCAATATATACGGATCCGTCATTAGCCACCGTCACACCCCATGGGGTATTCAACATAGCATAATCCTGGGTTCCGTCCAGGTAACCCGAAGTACCCGGAATGCCGATGACTGTACTGACGATGCCTTCCGGCGTAATCTTACGAATACAATGGTTACCTTTATCTGCAACAAACAGATTGCCGTCATCATCAAAGTCGACTTGAATTACTTCGTTGAACCGGGCATCTAAACGGTCTCCGTCTGCATGTCCGGGCGTACCCCTGCTTCCCGCAAACAATTCAATTTCATTGGTGAGTATGTTGAACCGGTAAATGCAATACAGATTTCTGGCAGCCATGTACAACATATGTTTTTCTGTCGGATGGAACATTGAAAAATAATTGGAATTGAGGCTGGGAGTAAGGCTACCTAAATTAAACATAGGTTTCATTTCCCGGGTAGCAGGATTGATCTGTACTACATATGAATTAGTACGGGAGCCAAAATATATCATACCGTCCAATGCACATGATGCAAATTGGTGTTTATACGAAAAACTCCAGGAACTGATTCCTATATCCGGATTACCTACCAGTACAGGATTTATGTTCCGGTAGGAGAATCCGTCATCCAGGGAAAATCTCAGATAGGCATAACCGCTGTTGGCTGGTACCAACACATGCCTGCCTGTAGAAAGATCAATGGTCGGGGCGTTGTA encodes the following:
- a CDS encoding SusC/RagA family TonB-linked outer membrane protein; its protein translation is MNRIICIVLLLLTYYTAFAQNQLTVSGVVTDGASQETIPGVTIYLKDRPGMGTTTDIDGKFSIKATRGDVIVFSSVGYETFEYLVSKDEPNLQVSMKEGAIMLEEAVVTGMGTTQRKVSVVGAISSVNVKELQTPGSSINNMIGGRIPGIISMQTSGEPGDDISEFWVRGIGTFGANSSALVLIDGLEGNLSDIDPADVESFSVLKDASATAVYGVRGANGVVLVTTKRGEEGKLQITGRANFTLSHITRMPEYVDSYDYALLANEARVVRGDLPLYSDMELTLIQRGLDLDLYPNIDWQKEIMKKNTYKQSYYASIRGGGKLARYFVSLGLSNEPAAYKQASNSDYNKNIGYNKYTFRSNIDINLTESTKIYFGSEGFYSKNTLPGINSTDQLWQSLAMLTSITIPKVYSTGDIPAYGTGYNTVSPYVLLNHTGIRTKEQSNLQITLSVEQDFSKILKGLRMRAQGAYTATNYFDEDRMTLPDLYFAEGRNVDGSLRLVRRIQAQQTAYGYSQDQYRKFFFESTMTYENIFADNHRVTGLLYYNISDHKKVSDILG
- a CDS encoding IPT/TIG domain-containing protein, translating into MKIPLIACFIAALCFVSCNNDSDDNKDANQPYDPNKPVEVTHFYPDSGGMATKILLEGNNFGNDPSKIKVYFNKKKAAVVQSAGDIIYAITPRQPGDTCTISVVVGSDSVAYPTTFEYTTTIGISTVVGIPGANTSTAGTLSEARIQKPQFICVDDEYNVFVSNEGAGLFLINEEANMVSKIMESGSYNAPTIDLSTGRHVLVPANSGYAYLRFSLDDGFSYRNINPVLVGNPDIGISSWSFSYKHQFASCALDGMIYFGSRTNSYVVQINPATREMKPMFNLGSLTPSLNSNYFSMFHPTEKHMLYMAARNLYCIYRFNILTNEIELFAGSRGTPGHADGDRLDARFNEVIQVDFDDDGNLFVADKGNHCIRKITPEGIVSTVIGIPGTSGYLDGTQDYAMLNTPWGVTVANDGSVYIADYGNQCVRKLSIQ